The Nakaseomyces glabratus chromosome D, complete sequence nucleotide sequence GAGACGGCTATTCCTGAATCCCACACATATTGCACTCCTCGGCGAGCTAGCATATATAAGATATTGAAAAGCAAGTCTCTTTGGTAGCACTAAGAGTGTAACAGGGCTTGGGACTTATTGATCAGTGGAGACACTTCCATAAAATAGCAACTGATGCATATATCATGTTTATGTCATCTGTCATTGCTGCATGTCgaattttctttcacttCTCGATGAGCTTTTTTTCCAGTCCTACGCGTGTTCTCTCGTGATTAATTTGCAGTTATGGCAACCGATGAGCAATGGCTATGATCGATGGATAAATGGCACTTGGTATGTTATTTGTTGTACAGAATTTTTCTCTAATCAAATAATGCAATGCTCTAGCTCATGCGATTCTAttatttctatttcatttgttgttttgaGACAGTTATCCTATATATATACGAAGAAGAAGTGCTTTCAAAGTTTGTGTTTCTTGTTAAACTCGGAGACAAACTTTCTTTTAGCTTCAATTCCTAGAGACTTAGATACAAGCTTATACTTATCGTCATCCATCAACTTGGCTCGTATGGAGTCTAAATTTTTGGCGGAATATGGCTCATGTGATATCTTGATCTTGGCCTTCACACCTTTAATGATACTACGTAAAAAGAACTCACGTCTTCCGATAGCTAGAGGTGTCACAATAGAGCTGTTTAATCTCAGTTGCACCgtgaaaatatttatacGCTCCTTAACAGGGACATCATTCTCATCCTTTCCGTAAAGAAATTCACCCAATTGCTTTGAGGTAATCTCAAATGGTAACACGCTCTTACCATTGGAACAGGTACCTTCCAAAAACATGAAACAAACGTAACCTTTACAATCATTGAAACTAGTGATTTCCTTACCAAACAACTTCGCATCCAAAGACCCCGCTAGCGCATAAGAGTAATACTGGTCGGCATTCATCCTGTAAAGCGTCCCAGCATTGGGGACTAAAAACATCGCTGGCCCCTCAGCAATCAGACCCAGCAGTAACACATCCCAGGGACTAGAAGAGTTACAAACATAGACATTGTTACGCAATGGGTAGTGCTTCCAAGGTACaacttctcttttcttcacCCCAACAACGACAATCTCCTCCCGAAGCCCATACAACACCCTATATATGAACCTATGCCAAAATTTGTCCCCGGTAACCATCACCAACGCCATGATGGGTAACAGCAGCACCATCTTCACACTGTACCATGCAACATTGAGCACAACAGAAACCTTCGATGATGCTGGAACAGGTGGCGGTAAGAAAGGAGCAATCCCCGTACCTTTGTCCCTCCAATTACTAAACTTTTCCATTATGCCTCTACTGCGACCTTTGTGATAATAAAGTAGAGCTTAAGCAACCCCATCCTTTGTTATTCACTATTATCTTCAAGAGGCCTCGAGGAAGCCTTTaaattttggaaaaaaaatggaaaattaAGTGATTTCAACTAAATTAAAGTATAAAAAGGGTACCGTAAATCAATCGATAATTAGCTCTTCAGGGTCAGCAATAAAAGTAGAAGTGGTGAGGACAAATAACTCCTGCTGTGATGTCCTTTTATAATGTGCTGAAGAATGGGGATGACATGCTTCGGGAGTACCCTCGACGGAGCATTATATGGAGAATACTCTCCTATGGTACCTGTCTGTTCACATACGGGGTCTCTCGGATGATTCTATCCACATTGTACAACTTCAAAGTGTTCAATTTTGAGCGGTTAGAGAATGCCATGAAGCGGTCAAAGGCCGAGAATAGGGGTGTTCTTACGATTATGAACCACATGTCGATGGTTGACGATCCTTTCGTCTGGGCAACTTTCCCTATAAGGTTTTACTCCAGTGTCGATAGGTTTAGATGGTGTTTAGGTGCGGAGAATATCTGCTTTCAGAATGCTGCACTTTCGTATTTCTTTTCGCTTGGTAAGACATTATCTACTAGGAGGTTTGGAGCCGGTCCGTTCCAGGACTCGATAGACGCTACGGTGAGGCTCTTTAGCACTGATGAGACCCTATTAAAGGACAAAGATCCAAACTATAAACCTCCTGTTCGCCAAAAGAGTCCTCCTTGGGTTCACATTTATCCTGAAGGTTTTGTCCTGCAGTTACAACCTCCTCATTCCAACTCTATGAGGTACTTCAGATGGGGTGTAGCACGGACTATTCTCGAATCAACTGTTCCACCTATTATTGTTCCAATTTTCTCTACAGGGTTTGAAAAGATTGCTTCAGAAGAGGCCAAAGGAATGATGAGACAGCTCATGCCGAGAAACTATGGTAGTAAGATTAAAGTCACTATTGGTGAAGAGATCAGTGATGAGATAATCTTTAGATACAGGAAGGAATGGCAAGTATTGGTGGAAAAATACAAAGACTGTAATAACCCTGATGAAATGCCAGATGAATTGAAATATGGTGAAGAGGCTGAGGATCTGAGAAGTAGATTGGCTGCTGAATTAAGGGAACACGTAGCAAAGATTAGACACGATGAGTGCCACTTTCCAGAAGAAGACCCAAGATTTAAGTCAGTTTCCTGGTGGAAAAAGTTTAATTGCTCAGAGGGGGAGTCTGATCCTGACGTTAAAATAATAGGTAAAAATTGGGCAATCAAAAGGCTGCAAACACATTTGAAGAACAATGAAAATACAAAAGATCATTAACTCCAACCATCCTCACTCTataattcaaagaaaagttttcaacattaatatatatttcgAGGACAAATACCATGTATATAACTATATGACCAGGTACATCATTAAAAGATTATATTCTATAGTTTAACGACATCGTAACTAATTCCTAGTTATCATCTTGGTATTATTGACTTTTGATGCAAAACGCAACGAGTTTATAGTTTCGTTAAGATGTAATGCTGCTGGTGAGATGTTAACAAACATTAAAGTCTTGGAAGAGCCTATCAAGGAATATTGTAAGAGGTATGTCAGCTTGGAATTTCTAAACGGAATATGCCTCTTCTGTCCATCTGGGCTATTCAATGCATGTATGACATCACCTAGACAGCTTAATGACTTATTTATACTCTGCGTTTCTCTTAGTCTCTCACCAACTACCATAGAACTATTTAGTCTCTCTGAACCTGCTAGATCAACCAAATTTAAGATACCCTGTGATTTTTCTCCTGTGCCTTCATTCTTACCCTCCAAATGAATTATAAAGATACTATGAGAACGAGAAGAATGCTCGTTTGCTGCAGTACTTGCGGTGGATCTTAGTTTGTTTGCCCTCTTCAGTACCTTATCTACTGTATCCCGTGAGTCTAAGACACATGTGGTTATGTTGGTAATATATGTGGTTTTTAATTCTTGGTCATGCCTAATTTCATGTTTGCTATCTGCATTCCTATCATTATTTTCCTGAGAAGGTGCGCCACTTCTTAGCAGGTCGACAATGTTCTCATTATAAATCTCAATGAACTCACAGCTAACTTTATAACTCCAACCTCTTGCAGCCAACTTGTCAATCCAGGAAAATATATGGTTAATTGTGGCCGGCACAATACCATCACCTGGATTTAACATTGTATATGTTTTACCAGAGCCCGTTTGACCATAAGCAAAAATGCAGACATTATAGCCATCCAATGAACTCTGAATAAGCTGTCCAACCTCTTTGAatatttcatcatttgTTTCCTGCTGGTCAAATATCTTATCAAACTTAAATGGAATTACCTGACTGTTTCCTCTATTTATAGTCATTCCCTGATCTCcgttatcatcatcaaaagGTTGTACTTTAATATGttcaatattatcatcttcatGAGGTAGAGGGGGTCGAATTCTACAGTATACACGTATATTACCTCTCAGTTCTTGCAACTCATTATGTAAAGCTCTTCTTAGCGATTCTTCTTTCACTAGAATTTTCTTAATTTCTTCTACCTCCTTTTTCGATTTTTCAATATAGGCtagtatttcttctttttcagCTAGTAGCTTGtccttcttttctctttctagatcaatattttttctaatttcaCCTACCTGTTCATTCTTGTTCTGTAAAGTATCATCCAGTTTCTTAATTTCACTTTTTAACTCTTCCAGTCTTTTGTTCTGTGTATCTATCCGTGGAGTAAGTACGGTTTCAATTTCGGATTTCAATTCCTTGGTCTTCCTTATGCTCtcttgatttttttcagtaaCTTCTCTCCATTCCTTTTGATAGTCTTTTAACcatttctctttctcttctaaaTGATCTGCTTCAATATCTTTCATTCTTTGCTGCAAAGCTACGTCATTCGTTATCATTTTATTCCTTATTTCTTCTATCTTTTCAATCAGCTCATTTTTCTCATTCTCGAActttttgatcttttcaTATTTTAGCGCTTCCAATTTCGATCTGTACTCATCGttcattttattcaattcGGCATTTTTATTCGCCGTCAACTGTTCAAGCTTGAGCTTATGACTTTCTTCCAAGAAGGTTTTCTTATTCGCAAAATCATCTTTGATCTTCTTAagttctttctcttttaaCTCTAATTTCTGGGCCTTCAGTTTCCTCTCCTCCTTTTTCTGTTCCCATTTGAGGTCAAGAGCAGTGTATCGCGATTTTAAGTCCTCATATTCATCTTTCAACCCATCCAGGACGCCTTTCTTCTGAAATAGCTTATCCTGCAGTTCATTAAGCTCCATAACATTCTCCTTGTAAAATGACGTCAAGTGCGTCCGAGATCTGATCGATTTACCATCAACATTGCCACTACTATTCACCCCAAACGAACTCCTACTTTGATACTGCCGTATTTCCCGCGGTGGTGTCGTAGTATACCGCCTCTTTTGCCCAGCACCTCCAATACCAGTCTGCTTCGCCGGTGTAGCAGGCTCATCCATCTGTAAAAAATGCACTTCCCAGTCAATGGCTTCCTCTTATGCAATTAAAAATAGCAACTTTCTCCGAAAAGCAGATTTCCTGGGATCAGAATATAACTTGAAATATAAACACCCAGGTTTGACTCAGTTGAAAGTACTTTTAAATATGTAGACGCCAGAATAGTCCAGATCAACTTTCGTTTCTTATTTGTTTCACACCGGATTCGTGTCGCTACGTAGTCCGCGACACccaaaattttcaaatttagcGATGGCCATGCGATGAGCATAAGCTGAAAGGTATAGATAGTTACAAATTATAAGACTATCGTCggcttttttctttctttatttgaatAGAAGAGTATAGCGATACATATATCAGAGATGACAACGTTGAAACACAAGACCAAGAAGGAGGAGGAGACCAATTCGTCTGCTGAAGAGTACAGTGGAGCTGAAGCGTCTAGTTCTGATGTAGATGCTAGTGGTAGCGAAGAGTCTCAAGGCGAGGACAacgaagatgaagatggtgatgaagaggagggagatgaagaggaagatgaagactttccaaggaagaagaaggccAAGATGAACAAGCATGATGACGGTTCCGCTGGGTTTTCGCAGGCGTTGAATGCTATATTGGGCTCACATTTGAAGGCATATGACAGAAAGGATCCTATCATGTCTAGGAATAAGAGTGTATTAAAGCAGAATGAATCACAGAAATTAGAACTTAAGGCAAAGAAAGCACTGCTGgcagagaagaagaaactttTGAACAAGACGAGAAAGAAGGAAGTTATACCAACGGTGTCAGATGAGAACAAATCTGGTGAAGAGATCAGAAAAATCATAGAGAAAGAAACTAGATTGAGAAAGATTGCCCAAAAGGGTGCTGTTAAGTTATTCAATGCCATCTTATCCACTCAAGTGAAAACTGAGAAGGAAGTGTCTGAGGGCTTCACTGATATCAAGAAtagaaaggaaaagaaacagtTAATTACAGAAGTTTCAAAGGAGAAATTTTTGGATATGGTTAAGGCTGCTGCTGATGACGATGAATAGATCGAATCTATAATACAAATCTAAAATGATACTTGTAACAATTTTTCCCGAACTGAAAGGTCATCACTGCCTGAGAGCTGGCATACGACACTGAATATATGCGATCGATTCATAATCATTTATCCATTAATGAGGTATATTCTATATATGGTTGTGAATTGgcttttcaaaaataaatccATGCATTATTTTTCATCCACGGAACTTGTCTTCTCCTACACTAGAAACTATCTAATATGTATACTAATCATGTTTTCCAATAgcatttattttattttagtCACTCTATTTCCACCTAGTAGACAGACTTTCTACTATAATTACAAAAGAGCAAGACCGCACTACAGTAGACTTTATGATCACGTGAGATACTTTCTAGGGATATAGAGGAAAGAACTTTTATCGTACCTTAAGAAATTAATAGCTCGCGTGGCGTAATGGCAACGCGTCTGACTTCTAATCAGAAGATTATGGGTTCGACCCCCATCGTGagtgctttctttttttgcattttttggtttttatAGATTGGGAATATTGAAATACTTATAAGATTGATAATCGACCTGAATCACAGTAGattcaatatattctgTTACATGATCATTAAAGTCATGCAGGTAGGTTATATCAGGTTGAAAAAAGACCGTTTTTGCTCTGAAATTATAATGATAATTTGTTGAATGCTAATGAATTTGTTTAAATAGTTAAATATGGATTTATGCGACTGGATGCGTTtgtaataacaaaaaaatgcCTAGAAGCCTAACCCACCATTAGAATATGCCATTGGCTTAATATCTGGGTGCTTTACAGCCTCGAAAGTTTCTACAAGTAGGTCTTCATCGTCGTTACCGTTTTGTATTAGTTTACCTTTACCAGGGACAATATGAATAATACCACCCATATTTCCTTGAGAATCACAATAGTTTGGTGCGGAAAAGACAGTAGCTAGCTTATTGTTGTGTTCAAAAAGGACACCTTTCATACGCACTTCGTGTGATCTGAAtaccttcttcaagttgttACGCTTTAAGTAATCGGCTGTAATATCTGGTCCGAATGCGAATCCCAGACCTCTTTGAGAAGGTCCCAGACCATCAGCTTGCTGTGGATCAGACCATAGTAATTCCATGTACAGACCTTCTCTTGGAGGCTGGCTGAATCTATCCAGTTTGTTGATATCTTCCAATGTTGATGTCTTATCACTTGGTAAACCACCATGCATAACCAAATAGTCCTTGTTAATCAGCGTAGCCAAAGGCAGACTCTCGAAACTTTGTGAGAACATATCAAAAATCCTTTGGGAGTACTTGTATTTACATTCATCCTCGAACCCGTAAATTTTGTTCATGTTGTCGGTCTCGTGATTACCTCtattcaagaagaagttcttTGGGAAAAGAATCTTCAAGGAGTAAAACAACAAAGCCACTTCACAGGACCAAGAGCCACGATCAACAAAATCACCGTTGAATAGATATGTGTGGTTCTCGCTGACTTTGCCATACTTCTTGAAGATATTTAGCACATCATAAAATTGACCATGGGTATCACCACATACAGATATCTTATGGTCTGGGCTCTCTTTGTTTGACAGCTCAAGCAAGTTAGCTTCGTCTCTGAATAATCTGTCGGCGTGTGAGATAATAGCTGCTGCGTACTTCTTTGGGATATTCTTGCCCTGCAAGAAGACGTCGTTGACCAACTTTGTGATGAAGTCCTGCGACATGTTAGTGATTTTAACACCCGCGTACTCGTTCTTTTCATTCTTCAACTGCTCGAACTCCAAAGATGGCCCGTCGTATTTTGCCAGATCGCTGTTGGCGTCGAACGAGCTCAAGTTCAAAGTGCTGCACAGTTTGGGCTTACTGTCGGAGTCACCGCCGCCGATGGCCTTCCTGAACCTTTCCTCTCTGATGACTTTCTCACAGATATCCAGTGCTCGCTTTGCGGCAGCGTCAGAGGGCTTGGCCTTCAACACCACGGTCAGATCAGCTCTGGCCTTCTTGAACTCCAGCAGGCCGACGCATGCCAGACCACGCCTGTGGTAGGCCTTGACGTTCTTTGGGTCCAGAGCCAGCGCTTTGTCACAGTCCTGGGAGGCACACTGGAAGTTGTCGAGCTTCAAGTGGCACAGAGCCCTGTTCGAGAAGTACACGGACTGCGTGTCGTCCAGCTCTATTGCTTTGTCATACTTCTCTATGGCCTTGGCGTAGTCCTGCACCTTCACACAGGCGTTACCCTCGTTCTTGTACTCAAGAGCCTTGTCAGCATCAGTAGCACCCATTCCTCTATTATGTCCTTGATGTTGTTTGCGAGTTGTATCAGTAGAGAGGCAGTGAGCATCTTATAATATAGGCGAATCAAGCGATGAGCACTAATTtttcacaattttttttttttcaacgatttttttttttcgcaGTTTGTCGGAAGTATATAAGGACTGTCTGTTACAAATGTATAAAAATTGTATACACACACACCAGCTGAGCACAGAAATATAACCAATTGTCATTAGTACAGAAACTGGGTTCTAtgcaaatgaaaatgaggTAGATTGTAtacaatttcaatataGCCACTTCCAGTGGCTATATTGAATATAACTACAGAAAGGCCACAAATACAGACAACCCTACCGCAATACATTCCACGAGCACTACACTCCACATCCAATGATACCAACCACGAACTTATTAAAGTGCTATTATGAGTAGGAGAGGGAGGGTGAATGGTGGAAAACACAGCCTACCTTTCTAATAGCGCATAGGCTAAGGCCAAGGCTACTTTCATTGTGAGCCCAAAGTACACACACACACGACAGAAATACACATGATATAACATCATTACACACGCAAGAAAGTGAGTCACATGACTAACCGTCACATGACTAACCCCCCTCGCTTTCTCCGAGacgaaagaaaaaaagaaagaaaaagcgGGAAATCATAGATTGGCAAATGACGTCAGAATGGGGGGGGAGAGTGGAGCTGCGGGGTGTTGAGTAA carries:
- the LOA1 gene encoding lysophosphatidic acid acyltransferase LOA1 (CAGL0D04950g~Ortholog(s) have lysophosphatidic acid acyltransferase activity, role in cellular triglyceride homeostasis, lipid particle organization, protein targeting to vacuole and Golgi apparatus, endoplasmic reticulum, lipid droplet localization), with protein sequence MEKFSNWRDKGTGIAPFLPPPVPASSKVSVVLNVAWYSVKMVLLLPIMALVMVTGDKFWHRFIYRVLYGLREEIVVVGVKKREVVPWKHYPLRNNVYVCNSSSPWDVLLLGLIAEGPAMFLVPNAGTLYRMNADQYYSYALAGSLDAKLFGKEITSFNDCKGYVCFMFLEGTCSNGKSVLPFEITSKQLGEFLYGKDENDVPVKERINIFTVQLRLNSSIVTPLAIGRREFFLRSIIKGVKAKIKISHEPYSAKNLDSIRAKLMDDDKYKLVSKSLGIEAKRKFVSEFNKKHKL
- the TAZ1 gene encoding lysophosphatidylcholine acyltransferase (CAGL0D04972g~Ortholog(s) have 1-acylglycerophosphocholine O-acyltransferase activity), with amino-acid sequence MSFYNVLKNGDDMLREYPRRSIIWRILSYGTCLFTYGVSRMILSTLYNFKVFNFERLENAMKRSKAENRGVLTIMNHMSMVDDPFVWATFPIRFYSSVDRFRWCLGAENICFQNAALSYFFSLGKTLSTRRFGAGPFQDSIDATVRLFSTDETLLKDKDPNYKPPVRQKSPPWVHIYPEGFVLQLQPPHSNSMRYFRWGVARTILESTVPPIIVPIFSTGFEKIASEEAKGMMRQLMPRNYGSKIKVTIGEEISDEIIFRYRKEWQVLVEKYKDCNNPDEMPDELKYGEEAEDLRSRLAAELREHVAKIRHDECHFPEEDPRFKSVSWWKKFNCSEGESDPDVKIIGKNWAIKRLQTHLKNNENTKDH
- the KAR3 gene encoding Kar3p (CAGL0D04994g~Minus-end-directed microtubule motor); protein product: MDEPATPAKQTGIGGAGQKRRYTTTPPREIRQYQSRSSFGVNSSGNVDGKSIRSRTHLTSFYKENVMELNELQDKLFQKKGVLDGLKDEYEDLKSRYTALDLKWEQKKEERKLKAQKLELKEKELKKIKDDFANKKTFLEESHKLKLEQLTANKNAELNKMNDEYRSKLEALKYEKIKKFENEKNELIEKIEEIRNKMITNDVALQQRMKDIEADHLEEKEKWLKDYQKEWREVTEKNQESIRKTKELKSEIETVLTPRIDTQNKRLEELKSEIKKLDDTLQNKNEQVGEIRKNIDLEREKKDKLLAEKEEILAYIEKSKKEVEEIKKILVKEESLRRALHNELQELRGNIRVYCRIRPPLPHEDDNIEHIKVQPFDDDNGDQGMTINRGNSQVIPFKFDKIFDQQETNDEIFKEVGQLIQSSLDGYNVCIFAYGQTGSGKTYTMLNPGDGIVPATINHIFSWIDKLAARGWSYKVSCEFIEIYNENIVDLLRSGAPSQENNDRNADSKHEIRHDQELKTTYITNITTCVLDSRDTVDKVLKRANKLRSTASTAANEHSSRSHSIFIIHLEGKNEGTGEKSQGILNLVDLAGSERLNSSMVVGERLRETQSINKSLSCLGDVIHALNSPDGQKRHIPFRNSKLTYLLQYSLIGSSKTLMFVNISPAALHLNETINSLRFASKVNNTKMITRN
- the RRP15 gene encoding rRNA-processing protein RRP15 (CAGL0D05016g~Ortholog(s) have role in maturation of 5.8S rRNA from tricistronic rRNA transcript (SSU-rRNA, 5.8S rRNA, LSU-rRNA), maturation of LSU-rRNA from tricistronic rRNA transcript (SSU-rRNA, 5.8S rRNA, LSU-rRNA)) codes for the protein MTTLKHKTKKEEETNSSAEEYSGAEASSSDVDASGSEESQGEDNEDEDGDEEEGDEEEDEDFPRKKKAKMNKHDDGSAGFSQALNAILGSHLKAYDRKDPIMSRNKSVLKQNESQKLELKAKKALLAEKKKLLNKTRKKEVIPTVSDENKSGEEIRKIIEKETRLRKIAQKGAVKLFNAILSTQVKTEKEVSEGFTDIKNRKEKKQLITEVSKEKFLDMVKAAADDDE
- the PPT1 gene encoding protein serine/threonine phosphatase (CAGL0D05060g~Has domain(s) with predicted hydrolase activity), whose product is MGATDADKALEYKNEGNACVKVQDYAKAIEKYDKAIELDDTQSVYFSNRALCHLKLDNFQCASQDCDKALALDPKNVKAYHRRGLACVGLLEFKKARADLTVVLKAKPSDAAAKRALDICEKVIREERFRKAIGGGDSDSKPKLCSTLNLSSFDANSDLAKYDGPSLEFEQLKNEKNEYAGVKITNMSQDFITKLVNDVFLQGKNIPKKYAAAIISHADRLFRDEANLLELSNKESPDHKISVCGDTHGQFYDVLNIFKKYGKVSENHTYLFNGDFVDRGSWSCEVALLFYSLKILFPKNFFLNRGNHETDNMNKIYGFEDECKYKYSQRIFDMFSQSFESLPLATLINKDYLVMHGGLPSDKTSTLEDINKLDRFSQPPREGLYMELLWSDPQQADGLGPSQRGLGFAFGPDITADYLKRNNLKKVFRSHEVRMKGVLFEHNNKLATVFSAPNYCDSQGNMGGIIHIVPGKGKLIQNGNDDEDLLVETFEAVKHPDIKPMAYSNGGLGF